From the genome of Onychomys torridus chromosome 14, mOncTor1.1, whole genome shotgun sequence:
CCGTGAGGAGGGGCTTCGGGGACTCTACAAGGGCAGCTCAGCTCTGCTCCTTCGTGAAGGTCACTCCTTTGCCACCTACTTTCTCTCCTACGCCATGCTCTCTGAGTGGCTCACCCCTGCTGGCCATAGCCAGCCAGGTGAGTGACAGGCAGATGGGGTTGGCCcagtggggtgggggctgagagaggaatCTGTGCACAGTGCAGCTCACCAACATTGAATCAAGCTAAGCATCTCTATCTGCCTGCCTTATTTTTCAAGTAGGGtttctgaggtgtgtgtgtgtgtgtgtgtgtgtgtgtgtgtgtgtgtgtgtgtgtgtgtgtgtgtgtgtgtgtgtgtgtgagaaagagagagagacagacagacagacagacagacagtccaAGGCCACACAGTAACTTTGTAATAGAGGGGTTTATCTTGACTTAGTGAACTGTCCTGGGCTGGGTCCTGTCTCTGAGAAGCTTGCAATAAGGCATGGTCACTGTGTCTCTTACAGATGTCCTAGGTGTGCTGGTGGCTGGAGGCTGTGCCGGGGTCCTGGCTTGGGCTGTGGCTACCCCCATGGATGTGATCAAGTCACGCCTGCAGGCGGATGGGCAGGGCCAGCGGCGCTACCGGGGCCTCCTGCACTGTGTGGTGACCAGCGTGCGGGAGGAGGGCCCCAGGGTGCTCTTCAAAGGGCTGGCGCTCAACTGCTGCCGTGCCTTTCCTGTCAACATGGTAGTGTTTGTGGCCTATGAGGCTGTGCTGCGGCTCACTCAGAGATTGTTCACATAGGAGCCACCAGTCAGTAGCAGCCAGGTCACAGCAGCTGGAGGCAAAGGGTGGGCTTAGGACCCCACAGGGCTGTCACTGGAACAGCAGAGGGCCTTCTGTGCAGTGACTTAGATGAGGCCTGAGCTTGGCCTGCTCAGCTGCTGACCACAAAGTCAGGGGGTTGACCTGCCATCTGGTTGGGGGTCATGAGTCAAGGTTATGTGGGTCTCCTTGATGAGGACATGTGACACTTGGAGTCATCTGTCACCGCAACTGTTCATCCTGAGTGTACTCCCTTGTCCACACCCATGACTTCAGAGCAAACCCTCACCAACCCCTCAACTTCCACTGCTTCACGCCGTTCCCATAAGACACAAGTGAGGGACCAGACAGCAAGCTGAACCATCTGGCTACAGGCTGGGCTTGCTCCCTGTCCCAGGCTGTCCAAGAGAGCTCACTGCCCTCACTGGCTGAGGGACTGGTGTGGTGCTTCCCTGAGTACTCACACTCACGCTGCTTGGACCCTGGAGACTGGGCTGGGAGTGGCGGTCAATAAATGTTTCTGAGGTTGCTCAGTGGTGGTGTTCTGTGATCTGTGGGGTACTGCCCCTCCTCCCTTGTGTTTATCTGGTGCACCATTTAGCCTGTTAGCTCGTGGTGGGAGAGGCGGTGTGAAGCCCTGGCTCTATGGTTAAGATGGACTACAGTTCTTACTTGGATAGCCAGATGCCCATTGCGTAGAGGGTCTCTATGACATCCTGCAGGCTTTTCCTTTCTGGGCTGTGTATTATCCCTGTCATCCCCAGGCCAAACACTGGCGGGAGCCTTATACCAAGGGTGGGAAAGTGCGGGGTACCTTACAAAAGTTTTATGAGCCAGTGGCTTGGAGGGCAGTGTAGGCCAGTGTCTGCCCTCAGGTACAAATGTGCTTCTGAGTCCTAGCCTACCTCTCTGGGGACTCTGGGGCTTCCAGTGATGGGCCCCTGGGAGTCAGGCTGGCAGTCCAGTGTGTGCCCACTGGGTCTTCACAGAACAGCCCTGTAGTAAAGCTGGCTGATACCTGCCTCAGCTGTGCATGTTCAGATGCAAAGCCTGGCCATGTATGCATCAAATGGTTTCCAGGTTTTTTCATCCAGTCAAACCTTCCAGTTTCTAGAAGGGGTGGGATCCATCTGTTTCTGGGTCTGCTCTTGTCACGAAGGTCCTTCGGCACCAGATCCTACACCCAGGGGCCCTTGCCTGCAAGACCTCCCTCTGTCTGATGCCATCTCTTAGGCCTCCCCTCCTCTAGGAAGGTCTTCCCGTCTCACTTCCAGGATACTCTGGGCTCTTCCCATGGAGCCTGGCCAGCTGGCTGGCTGCTTAACTGTCCCATCTCAAAACTGGGAGCTTCCCAGGACCTCTCAGTCTCTGGTGAACAGGGGAACCAGAAGCTTTGCAGTATGCTCCTGGTTATGATGAAAGCCAGAGCTTCCAGGTGAGGTTGGGAGGCTTCTACAGGGACAGGACTTCAGCAGGtctgtgtgcgcgcacacacacacacacacacacacacacacacacacacacacacacagacacgatACTATGGATGTTTTAATGCTTTCTCTTCACCTCATTTGGGTCAGGTAGTCCTCCAGCCTGTGGGTTTTCTTCAGTTTCAGTAAGGGCTCTCTTTAAACAATCTCAGTTACTGTGTGGAGATTTaagagccgtgtgtgtgtgtgtgtgtgtgtgtgtgtgtgtgtgtgtgtgtgtgtgcgtgcgcgcgcgcacgcgtgcccCCACTCTGCTCACATACTTCAAACATGGGCTTAGCACTCCTTATGTCTTAGTTGCAATCCTGAAGTCCTTTTAGTTTTAGTCCCTGAACTTGAAAGCTCACCTAGTTTAGAGAGGTCAAGATGCAGGGACATTCTGGGCCAGTGCCTGGAAAAAGGCACCCAATAATTTACCAACTGTCAGGCCAATGGTACCCACTCAGTCTTTTaagttgtcttttttgtttgtttgtttgtttgagacaaggtctcactatgtagttttgggtggcctggaatttgctatgcagaccaggctggcctcaaactcagagatctgcccgcttctgcctcccaagggctgggattaaaggtgtgagccaccacagttGGCATGCCACTCGTTCTGCTCTAGGAGATGAGCTCAGACAGCACTCTTGGCTCTCACATTCCGCGTTCACAGGGTCAGAGTAGGCGCTCTGGTTCCTTCCTGGTGACTACAATTGCTGACCTGCTGGCCCAGCCCAGGCCTCAGGCTGCCATTGGCGAGGGAAGTGACATAGCAGGAACCAGGGCCTGGAACCCAAATatacccctggctggcctccaatcCTCATTgtcctactgcctcagcctccgtgTGCAGAGGTTCTAGGTACCTTTCCTGACCTCACTCTTGCTGTCAGAAGCGAAGAATcgggggggaggggctggctgcTCCGGAGTAACACATGGAGGAAGAGCTGGTCTCTCCACAGGGCTACTTCCAGAAAAATCAAGTCTGTAGTTGAGCGTTCCAGTGAGAGCTAAAAGCTGCCCCTTGAGAACTCCCACAGTATGTGCTGGCTACAGATCTGTGGTCCCAGGAGAAGGGACAATAGTATAATTCTGGAGAGTTTCACAAAGGCCTGTTTACCCCTGGATGTACTGCTTTAGATGGGAGCTGTCACCTGCATCTATGTGGTATGGATACCACTCGGAGTAAAGACTGTTCTTTCTGGGGAGTCTCTGtaccatttggtattggacacCATCCCCAGGCTACTTCCATTAAAAAGCCTATTGAACCTTTCTCTCAGGGAGCTACCCTAGTCTTGGCTATCACCTCTGTGTTGTCTTACATGGAGGAGATGGAGCTCCCAAGAGATCAAGTGACTCTCCCAAAGGTGGGGGCTGGCCTGGGTGCTCACTCCTCCCTGGGCCAGGATCCTGGCGAAGCCA
Proteins encoded in this window:
- the Slc25a47 gene encoding solute carrier family 25 member 47, with translation MSVAPALCPAPTACLEPRPKYCGPLHCLATVAREEGLRGLYKGSSALLLREGHSFATYFLSYAMLSEWLTPAGHSQPDVLGVLVAGGCAGVLAWAVATPMDVIKSRLQADGQGQRRYRGLLHCVVTSVREEGPRVLFKGLALNCCRAFPVNMVVFVAYEAVLRLTQRLFT